The DNA region TTTCCCCTTAGCTCGGCGGAGGACGCCCCAGCCCCGCCGGGTGGGCGGCGGAGACGCGCTGGGTCCTGCCTGGAGTCCCGCCGACCGCACGCCCCGCACCGCGCGGCGCCGCCCTCCGTCACGCCCGACGCCGGGGGGCGGCCCGGTGACGCGCTCCCCGCCCGCGCCCGCGGTGCCCTTCAGCACCGCAGTTGCCGCCGCCACATGGACCCGGCCGGTCCGACTGCGCCGCGCTGACGCCGGGAGGTGAGGGCGCCCGGCCCCGGCCCTGCTCCCCGCACCCGGCCCCGCACCCGGCCCCACACCCGGCCCGAGCTTAGTCCCGCTCCGCGAGCCCGCATCCGGCCTCTGCTcggcgccccgcgccccgcgcccagCACTCCAGCCCCGCGCCCCGCACTCCGGCCCCGGCCCCGCGCTCCGCGCCCAGCACTCGGGCCCCGTCCCCGCGCCCCGCACTCCGGCCCCGGCCCCGTCCCCGCGCCCCGCACTCCGGCCCGGGTCCCGCGCCCCGGCTCCGCGCCCCGCCCGGCAGCCGCTGTCCCCACCGCGGTGCTGAAGCGACCCACGCCTCCGTCCCTCCTGCCCCTTCACCGCTTGGTCCGCCTGTCCTCGGTCCCCATCCCGTCCCCCCCGTTCCCTGTCCCCCGGTCCTCTGTGCCTCCTTTGCCCCGTCCTCTGCCTCCCCCGtcctctgtcccccaccccctgtTCTCCGTCACCCCCATCTTCTTCcccctggcctctgcctccctgtcctctgtccccccaccccctggcccTCTGTCCTCTGTGCCTCCATCCCCCTGTCCTCTGCCCCCACTGGCCCTGTGTTCTCCCGgccccccaccctctgccctcttttctcTCCCCCAGGTCCTCGGTCCCCACTGTCCTCTTCCCCCCTGTCCTGTGACCCTTATTATCTGTATCCCATCCTCTGGCCACTGTTTTCTGTTCCTCTACCCCTTTGGTCCCCTGTCCCTTGTCCTCCCGCCGTCCTTTCCCGCATGCTCCTGCCCAGGGCACCTTGCCAGCCCGCACTGCCAAGGGGTGCGGCACCTGGCTGGCGGGTGGGCTGGGGTCTGTGGTCCCTGCACTCGCCCTTCCTCCAGCTCAGGGAGAAGTTTGGGAGAGAACGGGCTTGCGGTTTCCAGCCATTGGCGCCAGCCCTGCTGCAGCCCGgccccctccccagtccctgcAGCTTCTTGTCcactgcagagggagggagggagacaggcaaACCCGGCCCCAGAGAGACCCCGGCGTGCCAGCAACGCCTCCCTCTCGGGGCCGCCCAGTGGCCTTGCTCCTCTGGGAGGGGCCCAGGACCCTCCAGCCCCACTGTGAGGTGGAGCTGTGACCTTCAAACGCCCCAGGCTGACGCCAGACTCCGCCAAGCCCCTCCCTgcaggcccagggctggccagacTTCTGCGAGCTATGACTGGGTCTAGGCTTGGGGATCCCAGCCCAGGTTGGGGGCGGTGAGGGAGGCTGGACGGTGGGGGGGGAGAAGACCCCCAAGCCTCTGATTGCCTGGTCTTCCCCAGGAAGAGGACCTGGTTCTGAGCCCCCCGGAGCTGCTGAAGACCCAGAGCCACTATGGAGTTTGTGATGAAGCAAGCCCTAGGAGGTAGGGGAAGGACTGGGGCCGAGGCTGGAGGCCCAGGCGGCTCATGGAGCTGAGCCCCTCCTTGCTGGAGTGGCCACCCCTCAGCAGGGTCCcatccctcatgggagacccaagccCATGTGTTGGATGCCACTGGCTGGGCCCCTGTGGTCAGCTCAGGTCGGCAGGATGTTGGAGCTTTGTGGGTGGGGGTCCAATGCAGGGCGCTGTGTTAGTACTTGCTCTGTGGGAAAGGCCCCGCCTGGGCTTTCAGGCCCTCTCCTGGGGTCGGGGCAGTGATGTCACTGGGATGGCCGAGGTGCCAATGCTGAGCCAGGGACCGGCCCAGCCCCAAGTCGGCGGTCAGAAAGCCAGAGTGCTTGGCTCATCCATCTATGCCGGTGACATTAGCCAGGCCATCACCAGTCGGAGTCCCCCTTGGGCCCCCATTAGGCAGGGCAGCCGGGGGAACTCCTGGGAGAGGCCTGTCTGTGGTGGATCCGGCGCGATGGCTGGTGTGCCAGACCTCACCTCTGGGGTTTCAGGTGGTAGCCAAGGCAGATGCCCAGTGCAGATGTGGAGAAGGGTTCTAAGGGCCCACAGCGCATGCAGCAGgtgtgggagctgggtgggctggGGTACTGAGAGACCGGGGGTCTAGGGCATGGAATCCTGAGGGGCGAGCAGGACCTGTGAGGGACAGCCAGGTAGGAGGGCGCAGGGGCCTAACCCGGGCCTGGCCACTCCTGACCCTGTGACCTGTTCCCATCCTGCAGTATCTCCATACCCCTCAGCCCTTGTCTGGCAAGCCTGGCCAGCAGTTACTGCAGACCCTGCACAGGCTTGTGCTTGTCAGGGAGAAGATGGGAGAGCCAAAGGAAAGCTCTAGAAGCtttggaggtgggggcagggggaagggaagTGCAGGTAACCAAGAACCAGAGTGGCTTGAGTTAGAATGACTGGGAGCCAACGCCATTCAACCCAGTCGCCTCGCAGCCTCCAcgtggctgctgcagctccagcatcaTATCCACActcaggaaggggaggaaggagctAAGGGAGAGCCCCTTcattggggaggggcggggtgctcctggctcactcccagcgGGAAAGCCCTACCCACCCCTGCTGGCCTGGACAGCAGGTGCACGTGAGGCGTCCCTGGCTGCGCGCAGAAGCCCCGGCGGCTGTGTGCCTTGGAGAGGGGCCAGCTCACTCTGCAGTCTCTTACCCAGCTCTCCTGCTGGCAGCAAGGACccttcaggaaagcagcagctgggcGCTGGCCGGCGGGCACAGCGCAGGAAGTGGAGGTTCCCGCCAAGCCAAGTGGCTCTCTGTCATCCTCTGCCAAGCCGACTGAGGCTTCAGATGAGTGACAGCCTCAGAGCAGGCAAGGGTCTGGGCGATCCTGGGGCGGCCACCAGAGCTGGGTTTGCAGCAGCCTGGTTGCGGCCACACCTATCTGTCCAGGCCACCCAGGAACTGGTTAGGAGGCAGCCCAACCCCTGCTCTGTCCTTGCTGACCTCCAGCGAACGGTCTGGTCACCTCGCAGTGCTGGGCCCCCTGCCCCTGTACTGGAGTGGGGTCCCTGATGGGGCTGCAGATCGTTGTGAGCCAGCACCTCTGGCATTTCCCATGGCCGCTCCCAGGGCAGCTGCAGACCCAGGGCCAGGGCAACTCTAGAGGACAGGGACACAGTGCCGGGTGGCTGAGGGGGGACACAGGGATAGCCAGTGCCATCTGTCGCCGAGCTTGGCTCTGCTTGGGTTCCTAATTGATGTTTTCATCTCACCCACATCTCCCTGTGTCCTGCCCTGGAAACCAAAGCAGACGCACTTACCTGGTGACCAGGCCAACGCAGGACACAGGATGCATGCGTGGAAGCAGAGGGGCGCAGGTATCTGGGGTcaatccccacccctccctctttccctgtcaGCTGCGGTCAGCaggtggctttttgttttttaaagatttatttatttatttatttatttatttttttattgcaaagtcagatatacagagagaaggagagacagagaggaagatcttccatctgatgattcactccccaaccgagccaggtacctcttccaggtctcccactcgggtgcagggtcccaaagctttgggccatcctcgactgctttcccaggccacaagcagggagctggatgggaagtggagctgccgggattagaaccggcgcccatatgggatcccagggcgttcaaggcgaggacttaagccgctaggccatgccactgccGGGCCCAGCAGGCGGCTTTGATGCTTTCTAATCAACCTTATCGAGAGGAGACTGTCACAGCCAGCCAACGATCCAGCTCCACCTGGTGGGCTTTGGCCtctaaaaaagatttgtttgaaatgcagagtaacagagaaaagaCAGTGAGCTTTCATCTCCCGGTTTGCTCCCTAAGAGGCTGAGTCAGGATGAAGCCCGCAGCCGGGTGCCCCCCACCCCGTCTCTCTCTCGTGGGtttggggcccaagcactgggtgcTCGAGCTGGAGCTCATCCAGACACTCCGGGATCTGGCGCTGCCCTGCACACGCTACACAGTTTGAAGCTCCTACAGGGATTCGAAACCTGTGTGCCCTTTAAAAGCCTTGCTGTCAGCGCTGGTGCCAGGCATAGCGTGTCACCAGGATTCCAGATGGGCACTAGTTCGAGTCCCGGCGGCTCCATCTCCCGTTCAactccctgtctgtagcctggaGGCAGCTCCAAGCTCTGCCCTGGCAGTTactgccatctggagagtgaatccgtGGGTGGACaacctctgtctccctttctgtgtaactcggactttcttttctgtttttaaagatttattgactttttttttattaaacatttttattttttttattacaaagtcagatatacagagaggaggagagacagagaggaagatcctccatccaatgtttcactccccaagtgagccgcaacggccggtgcgcgccgatccgatgccaggaaccaggaacctcttccgggtctcccacgcgggtgcagggtcccaatgcactgggccatcctcgactgctttcccaggccacaagcagggagctggatgggaagtggagcagccattataagaaccggcgcccacatgggatcccagggcgttcaaggcgaggaccttagccgctaggccacgccacgggGCCCTAttgacttgtttttattggaaagatagattgatttacagacagaataagaaggagaaagatctttctcttggttcacttcccaagtgactgcgatgaccagagctgagccaatccgaagccaggagcttcctcggggtctcccatgtgggtgcagggtcccaaggctttgggccgtcctccactgctttctcaggccacaggcagggagctgggtgggaagtggcgcgtccaggacaggaactggttatccatatggggtcccagcgcttgtaaggtgaggatttagtcattgagccatcatgtcaggtctttaactcagactttcaacaaagaaatgaacctttaaaatacAAGACCTCACGCACTGCCAGTGGTCGGTACTGCATGCAGTGTCTCTTCCTGTGTCCCAGGCCCCACTCGCCCCAACTTTCTGTTCCTGCTTGTGCTCTAGGTCCACACGCTAGGTGCCACAGCCTATGTTTGCCTAGCACTTGCAACCTTTAATATTTGCATGCAATGTTCTATTTGCAAACAGTTGTTCTTAACCTCATCATGATTGTCGGCTGCATACCAGTGTTGTGGTGGAGGGCAGGAGACTGCTGGTTGCAAACTCACTGCTCCTGAGATTCTAATTTTTGGAGGCCAAAGGGGTCTAGGTGTTGTGGAGTCTGACGCCCCCTCTGAGCTGCCAACGTATCATGGGCGGGAGGCAACAAGTGGCTTCCTGAGTTGGGCTCAAAATAGCCTGACAGGGTCGCGCGCATGCTCCTGCTAAGGCTCCTGGGagtagcaggtggtggctggaGGGTTGGGCCCCACCATCCAGGAGGGAGACTGGggtgcttctggctttggcctggccagccctgggaaAGGCCAGGAAAGGGCTCTCCATCCGTTGGCCAGTCGGGCTGTCTCTCAAGGAAGCAAAGCACTGAGAAGCAGCTGAAGGGCACACACCTGGACACTCAGGAAGTGGATGTGGGTGGTGTCCTGAGTGTGTCCTGTGGGGCAGATTCAGACTTAAACTGAGCCTCTCAGTGGCAGAGGACACCGTAGCACGGAGCCgggccccagccttggctgctgccagCGGGAAGTGACATGGAACGTGTCTGTgggccttggcccctgcaccttcTGAGTAAGGGCACACACAGGGTCGTTGGGCTGGGTGTGAAATGCGGACCAAGGAGTTTCCGCCTCAGAACTGGTGGATCCGTGGTTTTCTCTTTGGAATGAGAAGATGCTGCTGGCTCCCGTAGCCGAGTACTGAGAAACAAAGTGTGGTCCCACGCTTACTCCTCTACCCTGAGGTCCTGAAATGTCCGGTCAGACCCCTCTGTGCGTCCTGCGTCCACTACCTGCCCCGTATGTGGActcagccctgccccctgcccatcTCCAACTCCGCCCTGCCCCCAACTCCCTTTTTGGCCTTCTGCTCCTCTGTGGGTCCCCTCTGTCTTGTGTAGATTGGatgcccactttccatccactggttcactcccccagatggtcaCGATGGGCAGAATCGGGCTcaccccaggccaggagcagttTCCTCTGGGTtagggctgcaggagcccaagtgtttTCCCgggctataagcaaggagctgaatcaaaagggaccggaactggtgcccacagctgATGTCACAGGCGATGCGTCCGTTTAATGTTTTAGACTGTCGGCTTTCATCTCCCTGCCACACTCTGGTGAGTGTGCTGCTGATGGATTGTGTATTCACTGACACCTTCTCAGCCTTGTTCCTAGTGCCTGTGGCACCTGGCACAGCTGCCTTTGCTGCTGagtctgcagcagccaaggctggggcctAGTAGGCATCTTCAGACTTGGGAGAGCTCCCTCATGTCCCTGCCTGTGCCCCCGCCAGGACTGACACCTGGTCAGAACTGGTCTCAGACTAGTCAGTCAGGACCCGAGGGTGAGGGACTCGACTTAAACGTGAAGACGCAGTTGGTGATGGCGAGCCGTGTCAACACCCTCTGCACAAAGGGCCGCTTCAGGACATGGCAGGGAAGCTGGGGCCGTCCAGGGGCTGTCCAGTTCAGCAGCTAGACTGCAGCTGTCCAAGACTGGGTGAGCCAAGGGAGCCAAGGGAGGTGCTCTGGCCTTGCAGAACAAGTGAGACTGCTGCCGGCCTCACACCTCCAGCTGACCCATGTCGCAAAGTGGGTGGACggtgctgggagcagccccaGGAGCACAGGGCTTGAGGGGGACTCGTTGTGAACATGGGAGGAGAAGCCAGTGAGgccacagaaggagggagaatgCCTGGTAAAGCAGAGTCCCAGCTGGGGTGAGGGCCGGTTCACAGAGCCTGAAGGACAGCGGGCCAGCGGTCACTGTGTGCAGCACTGGCGTAGCACATGGACTTCACtttggctgctccagctccctgcctgtggcctgggaaagcaggggaggacggcccaaagcctggggaccctgcatccgtgtgggagccacggaaggagctcctggctcctggcttcagatcagctcagcaccgactgttgccatcatttggggagtgagccagcagatggaagagctctctgtcttcccttctctgtcactttgactCTGAAATAAGGAATGAAAGCTttgaaaataatgaacaaatctATCAACAACCTCACACCAGTGAATCTGACAAGGAAGATGGAAGTTCTGAGAAAGACATGACAAGACGAGGCAGTGACTGCATGAAGTGAAGAGTGTTCACTTTGACTGTTCCTGTGACCTGCATGAGGCTGGatggggcacagggaggggacCAGTGCCAGGGCACAAGTGGGCAGTGGGCAAGCGGGGCAGGAGGGGGCGGGTCCAGCACTGCAACGCGACTTCCTCCTCAACCCATGATAACGGTGACACCTCCCTCCCggagtgggggctgggggaggcaagGTAGGGAGGAGGTTGGGGAGGGTGGTCAAAGTCGTGGGGCCTCCAGGTGGGGGGCATGGAGCTCTGAGTGTGGGAGCAGCACTCTTGGtgcagcctcagcctgccagggtGTCCCCGGTGCTGCAGGCTTTGGTGCCGACTCTGGGAGGGCCTTGGAGCGTGTGGggggaagcaacagagggagGGTGGCCCTGGTCAGCCTGCCTCTGTACAgccagcagaggagggggagTGGCTTGGCTCCTGCCAGCTGTGGGACAGAGCAAGCAGGGTCCAGCCTGACCAGCCCAGCCACCCAGTGGTCCTGGGGGTACAGGTATTTGGCCCACCAGCCCTCTGGCCACACCTTGTGGGGAGCCAGCCCTCCTGattcagccctgccctggccctcctGTTCGCAGGGGCCACCAAGGACATGGGAAAGATGCTGGGAGGCGACGAGGAGAAGGACCCCGATGCTGCCAAGAAGGAGGAAGAGCGGCAGGAGGCCCTGCGGCAGGCGGAGGAGGAACGAAAGGCCAAGTACGCCAAGATGGAGGCCGAGCGCGAGGCCATGCGCCAGGGCATCCGAGACAAGGTGGGCACCGAGGACGGGTAGGTCTAGGTCTGCGAGAGTCGCCTGGCTCCTCTAGGGTGGTCACGTGCAGGCCCCAAGCCTGTACAGTCAGCAGGGGACAAGGGATGGCCTGGGTGGTGTCAGCTACCCTTGCCCAGGGGGTAGGGGAAGGAGAGGTGACCACCGCCCCTGTCTGGTCTCATGTCTGGTCCAAGGCAATGGCCAGGCTTCTGTCCAAGGCTCCACGGTGCTGCTTTGGAGGGTAGAAAGGGCCAGGCAGTGGATGTGGACAGGCTGTGGGTGACTGTCCCCCAGGTAGGGGTGGACTCTGGAAGAGCCAAGCTCACATAGTCCACTGCTACCATGCCACACCTGCCATGTAGCCCAGCCCTGTGACATGTCCTGCTGGTCAGTGTGGCTGGGGCAGGAAGAGTGGTCTGCGCGGCCAGGTGGGCGGAGCAGTGATGATGAGGATAGGGTGACCTCACTCAGCGACGCTCCATGCGTGTGGCCTCCCAGCACACGTGTCCCTCAGTGCCTCTGCTGTGTGAGCCTGACTATAGGAAGGTGCTCTGGGGCCTGACCCAGTTTCCGCTGGCGGTGTTCTCCCCAGCCCACGCACAGCCCTGCAGGATGCGGGGCCACACActcctgcccccttcccctgcccctgcccagggctgctgtccctgcagagcGAAGCAGAAATAGGACTGGCCCCTCCCACTGCTCCGAGTGCCTCGCTGTCACCCTGGCTGAGTGGTCAGCATGACGTGGGCCCAGGACCCTGTTGCCTGGAGACCTGGACATTTCCAGCTGTGCCAGGTGCCAAGGGGCTGGGGAGCTCTGACAGGGCTTGTTGCTGCCACTCAGGACTGGGCAGATCCCTGGGAACGGGACCACTGGACCCTCTGGGAGGGGACAAGGCCATAGGCAACGCCCCCCAGCGGAGGGAGGACTCTCTTGAAACCCCAGTActttggggaaggggaaggggagagatgagGCAGAGAGACCCCAGGCAGCTGACCCAGCATCTGTGTGTGGCCCTGTCCTGCCTGTCCCCCCTAGCCAGTGACCCTCCTCATTGTCCCCCAGAGACAGGACCTGAGCTCTGACTGGGGAGACATGATCATACCCTCCCCAGCCTCGGTGGGTCTGGAGTTGGGCCCACTGGCTGGACCCcctgcctgtccctgcctctTGTCTGGGACTGGGAACTTTGCTGTTGTCCATGCCATCCTGGGGCATTCACTGTCCGCTGAGGCTGCCCCACGTCACTCCCAGAGCCTCCCAAGGAACATATCCCCACCCTGGTGTGTGCCTCACTCTGTTGAGGTTGCCGGGCACTCGCCCCAGGGGCCGCTCTTGGTGACTTGGCTCCTTGTGGACCTGGGGTCCTCTCAGGTGCCTCTACCTCAGCACTTGCTTCATTCACAGACTGATTTCCAAACCCACTACAAGGGACATGAATTTGGGGTGACAGCGCTGGGTGCCCCACAgaggggagccaggagcagaCAGACCGGAGAGCAGGTAGTGATGAGGGGATGACCTCAGACAGCTGGAAGTGACCACTGAGCCGGCTCTTCTGTTCGCCCTCCCCCTGGAGTGGGTAGGGGACTGCCCCGAGGGCCTTGATCAGGCCTAAGGGATAGTGACcgctttctggctgcccagcctgCGGGGGGTGCAGCTTCCATGGAAGGGGTGTCCCTGGTGCTCCCGCTGACCGAGCCCTGTGCCCCCAGTACGGCATCAAGAAGAAGGAAGAGCGGGAGGCCGAGGCGCAGGCGGCCATGGAGGCCAGTGCGGAAGGCAGCCTGACGCGGCCCAAGAAGGCCATCCCCCCGGGCTGTGGCGACGAGCCCGAGGAGGAGGACGAGAGCATCCTGGACACGGTCATCAAGTACCTGCCCGGGCCGCTGCAGGACATGTTCAAGAAGTAAGACCCCCTCCGCGCCGTGCGCCGGAGCCCGCAGCCCCGCCCCGTACACACCTCGCGGAGGCCCCGTGCGCGGCCCCGACGCCGAACAAGCCATAGTCCTAGGCCGCCCTCCCCGCGCCCTCCCCGCACCGCAGCCGCCACCCGCCCGGCGCGCCCAGGGCGCGCACACTCAGGAGCACAGCCATAGAGAGGCCGGGTCTGGGGCGAGGAGTGGGCGCCGGCCCCTGTGCCTCCGGCCTGCCCGTCGCCTGCCCCTCGGCTCTTCGCAGCCGGCTGGTCTCCTCCAAGGGCGACTAAGCAATAGGCTTCATGTCCCGCAGCCCACGCGCGGTGCCATGGTCCGCCCCATCCTGTTCCATCCGCTCCACAACATGTCCAATCTCAGGAAGTTGAGTTCTGTGTCCACCGGTTCCTCTTGCTTCTGTCCTCGTCCAACGTGCGTCAGGTGTCCGCGTGTCGCAGGGGCCGGGGCGCGGCCCGGCGCGGACCCTTAACGACCTCACACAGCTCTTTAGAAGCCATAGCCGCCTGCTGCACCCCGCCCGCGCCCCGCCAGTTCAGCCTGCCCTCCCCGCTCTCTCTGCGCCCTCGCTGGCCCGTGTTTGGGGCGTTCTCCGTGGGAGCCCTGCACCCCGCCAGCTTAGCGCAGCCCGTGGATGTCGCATCCGTCCGCCCCACTGCTCTACCCTCTGCATGTTGGGCCCTCGCGTGGGTCCTTTCCAATGGGATCACAGCCAATAAAGCCCACAGCGATTTCCAAATGTGCATTCCTTCCAGTTCCACTGCTCAGGGTGATCAAGGACCTGGCTGGGCAGCTGCCAGGGTCGTGGACTACGACTGACCCCTAGGTTCCCACACAGGCTCGCTTCCCCTGGAGTCCCAAGAATTATGTTCAGCGGGAGAGGTCACTGCCTGGACCCCACACCCTGGCCATGAGGGCAGGGGTCACGTACCTCACCACCTGCGGTCCCCCCCAGGGATCAGCAGTGCCTCTGCCTGAGGGAAGCTGGCCTGtggtgtcctggctcctggccgggTCCTGGGGCCGGGCTTCGGTCCTGGGGCCGGGCTTCGCTCTTT from Ochotona princeps isolate mOchPri1 chromosome 11, mOchPri1.hap1, whole genome shotgun sequence includes:
- the CPLX1 gene encoding complexin-1 produces the protein MEFVMKQALGGATKDMGKMLGGDEEKDPDAAKKEEERQEALRQAEEERKAKYAKMEAEREAMRQGIRDKYGIKKKEEREAEAQAAMEASAEGSLTRPKKAIPPGCGDEPEEEDESILDTVIKYLPGPLQDMFKK